The window ttataaatcacaaGAGACTTATATGACTAAAGCCTTGCATATCTGACTTTAGCAGCTGACCAGGAAGAAGAATCTTGTGGACATCTTAATAAAAACTtcttcaaataactttttttttaaatacaaatagcAGCaaggactttttaaaataaacgatGAAAAACAATGTgcaagttttatttaataagtCACTTTTGTCAATATGTATTGTTTTAGTAAcccattgtgtttttgttactgtttttttttcttcattgataATGCAAAACTGCCCCCCTAAATTAGAAAGAAAGTGGccagctttttcatttattataattattactattttattagtattattattattttatcaaatccagttttttgttttccagttttaGTTATTTGTTCCTGATTGTTTTCGTTTAGgtgcatttctatttttttccgtGTAGCTCTTCAGTCTGTAATTTAAAGTAGTTTGAGAATTTAAACCAGATGAAAACTTCAATTCAAGTAATGTAAGagggaaaaagttttttttttttttaaataaatataaatatcttcaaaagTATTCAAAACCTGTCTGTTTTTCGGGCCGGAAAAATTGTGACCGGAACGTTTAACGATTGCTCCTGAGGACTACACGGCTGTGTTTATATGTGGCAACATCGCTCGCCAAGCATAATAGAAGCGAGTTCCAGCTTTTTACTCCTTTCAAACATCACCGGTGAGTGCAATGTTACTTCAACACTAGAACATTTTAATTACTGTTTTGTAAATAGATGACAAAGAACATCGATAAATGAGCTGATATAAGGTTATTTGCCGTTAAacgttaaaaacttaaaatttgtaATGCTAACCGACATGCTAAATGCCTGAATGAACGCAAAAGTTTTTATGGGAAAGAAGAAGAGATGCTTCTCCTCAccgtagatttttttttttaagaaaagaattgttttaaatatatatgcaaAGCAGCTGAGAACAGCTTCTGTTTACTTCCATCAGCTGTTGCCTTTACACGTGTTCACAATGATATGTTGCGTGTAGTATACCTGTAGAAAAAATgggcatgaacatttttgctctatggGTTCACCATAGAGCTCGGACTACAATCGTGATGTTTTGTGCACCTGCAGACTGCCCATACCACCCGGGCAGTTGTGACTAGAGATGCAATAATACACTTTCTTCAGGATTTGGTTTAAACCTCATTtttgtgtcatgttttgtttcagtttggtTTTTATCAGCTAATAAGGAATAGGAAAAACTTTCAGATTGCTCTTgtgtaaaagaataaaacagtaaataataaacttttaatgtaaatgtactGGTATTCAGTAGtgattcactttccccacaatTCAGTTTAATGATGTAACTAACGGTTCAGTTTTCCATGGAGATTTATGGCAGCTTTACCACCAAGCAACTCAAAAGACAGTCACCCTTCTAGTGGCGAGACCGAAAACCTCAGTCAGATCTTTTTCCTTGCTGAAACCAGATATGGAGCCTGCCTGCCGAAAAGACAAACCCAAACTGAACTCCACCCCGACCAGAGGAGACCGAGCGCGGCAGAAGTCTGCCCAGCAGGAGCTCAAACAGCGACAAAGAGCGGAGGTATTGATGGGTGTCGGTTCTGTGAGAGTCAACTGTGTGGTGGATGTGACGTCGGGACTCTAATGTGTCTTCTCTCTTTCTCAGATTTATGCTTTGAACAAAGTGATGACggagctggagcagcagcagtttgagGCTTTCTGCAAACAGATGCAGTCGCAGGGAGAATGAGGATGCTGCTGCCTCCCggtaaaaacagcagaaacctTCGCTTTTTATGACAATGACGGTGCTGAAGTCCTCTTTGAGGTCTGAGGAGTTTCATGTTTCTGGTGACAAAccttttgttgtgtgttttttcagtaTTGTGAGTCAAACTGGCAGCAGAGTTTTTCCTAATGGAGAAGCATTTGATGTTTACGTTTCCCAAATTCAAGATGATGAATGAGAAATGTTCACTTTGTTTTTCACTGAAGGaaattatcagattttttttaactattgtaaTGATCTCTAATAGTATgtcgggttttttttttttgatagatCCTCCCATTAAATACTTTTGGGTGCAAAATGACCTCAAcactgctttgtttgttttcagctctgttttgttttaacatttcttaTATTTCAGAGGTTTgaacaaagatttaaataaaggaGTTTGGTTTCAACCAAAATAtctaaaatgagcatttttcaCATGATATATTTCTACTGAAAAATCAATTCATCATATCATCATCATATGGAGATGCTGAAGTTTAGCTCAGAGATATGcatatgactttattttctgcactattatttaaagaaaacgttGTGATTTTGAAAGGCATtattataaattcattttttgccaCAGACTATGAAGGAAACACTCAAGTCTGACTGGTTTGCATAGTTTAACTTAACTGAAGGCTCCTcgtttaaagttctaaaactgTTTACTTGGCATGTatccatttcatttattttgttttatatatataaagttagAAACTTTTGCAACATAGAAATGTATATTTGTCAATATCAATGTTCCCTGTACTGTACAAAAGTTTTATGAAgattaaaatttgcatttcctttttaaaacttgtgttttcttcatttggaactgtgttttaattaaagttattttcttttgttttacgaAAATGTGTTTTGCATACAAAAATGTATTGGAGTAAATATAATGTATTGAAATGTgtcaaacgggcagacagctggttccatttgcagcaggtttattagttctggcaggaactaagcacagttAAAAGCCCACAAAGCTAAATTCAAGTTAGACAGGCAGAAGTCATCTACGAGCATGGAGGCATCAGAGAAAAGACTGTCAGAGTCTAGGTGAGGGTCGGGTcacggcaggcaatcagagacaAAGCGGGTCCAGACTGACCCACTTgataatgcaggcagggtggcacaaacaatccTTCGCACTGAGTGAAGCTGTGTGCagtgcttaagaagcaggtgggtgattgtcagattggagacagctgagcagcatccaggaactgtgggctggggctgctgggagatgtagtgcagtcaatACTCTGGAGATAACACCTGTTGGTGGCCAAGGGGAGACAGTACAGACTCCTgacaaaatgtttctaaaatggGTTGAAACTTTtcctgaaatggaaaaaaagacagtttgggTATCATTTTTCCTCTTGtcttgttgattaaaaaaaacatcaccttTAGGAAAATCCTgtgaaaggaaaatattttggctaaatatctAGAAAAGTCTAAAATCGTTGTAATGATTTGTTGGAAATcttttcattaattatttaatccATTAATTAATCAgtaaaatcccattgagatcagCAAATCTCATTTTTGAGGCCGTCCAGACCAGAATCACTCCACAAtccaaaacattttctacagtttaaactgtaaaatatttcaaaacaacaacatgtCATTCCAGGTCGACAAAGTGTTAATAATATAAGNNNNNNNNNNNNNNNNNNNNNNNNNNNNNNNNNNNNNNNNNNNNNNNNNNNNNNNNNNNNNNNNNNNNNNNNNNNNNNNNNNNNNNNNNNNNNNNNNNNNNNNNNNNNNNNNATTCCAGTCTTGTGGTTTCAAGGTGTGGAGGCAAAAGTTTTAGGAAGaatttttaaagtgttgctgGGGCAGTCACGGGATAAAATGTCTTTAGCACATCCTGGATCTGCTTCAGGGCCTCCTCCTGATGCGACATGCCCATGACTCTCCAGAAGACTTGAACTTGTCAAGTAACAACTTTGATGCAAAGTATCTGCACATTTCCCCTCCTACCCTGCTTATTTCCCATGATCGTAACACTATATTCTTTAATGCAGCCCTGAAGCAGCCAAAAagcaaagttaaaaatatgtaaatgcaTGTATTTTTGGATGAAAAGCATTCTTGTCATGGCTATGGATCACCTTTCAGACCCAGATGCTGGAACACAGAAGAAACACAGCAGGAGACGAGCATGGCAGGTAAAAGATTTAATGATGAGTATTGGAGGTAGAGCGTGAGCAGGACTTGAGGTGGGTCCCAGGCGTGAGGTAGAGGCTGGTGGCGACACTGGTGGGTTTCTCCACAGGAATGGACAGCCGTCGGAAGTGGAGGTTCGAGGAACAGAGGTAatggcagaggctcgtggtgtgaccgcagGAGAAGAATCTGTGCTGAGGCTGATTCTGGTGACCACTCGTGGTTATGGATTCCATCAGGGGCAACAGACTGGCAAGGAATGATGATCCTGGAGCTCCTTAAGAAGGCAGGTGAGGTGATGAGGTAAGTGGTTGCAGCTGGGAAGAATCAGCAGCCAAGCggagaggagagggggaggagactgacagaggccaTGGCAATTCTGGTCTTTTACTTATTTATGatgatgcaatttttagccaaaacaaaaaacctgtcgttttctaAGTCATGGTTTCtccagagtggcaggagttcattagaaatccaacTCTGAGTTGTTTGCGGGGCTGCTGAAATGTAGCAATCCCGCCCactcttcccctccctgttgctgagagcctAAAGCAGAGAACTTGTGTTCatcccagcatattttctacataagAAGCAACTACGTCTTTTTGATAATACATACTTCACTATCTCATCAGCTTCAGAGCGGAAAGGGAAGTTGTGAAGGTTCTCTGTCCGTTTCTCCTTGCATGTGTTTTGAACTAatctctctcttgtctttcttgtagttgcagagaaatgtttcaggttgtttaaacCTAGCACTTCTTAATCCACACTGTTATGCCCCCAAAAGGCACACATGCCTCAAGTCTACGGgacaaatacaaaaggggaccataacataaaaactggacaccagtaagaaaagaacacagtttaataaatgaacaaaactcTGTGTCctgaaaataagaacaaaatgaaataattagtgtgTTGGTTCAAACAAATAAGACAAACCAAAgggattggaaccttggccaaacataaaatcagtcagggagactgctgctGACCCCCCCATGtggaccgtcggagtcagcagctccttgCTAAGGGCTNNNNNNNNNNNNNNNNNNNNNNNNNNNNNNNNNNNNAGACTACAAAGGTCCAACTCAgaactaaaataagaaaagccAACAgtctaagactgctgaggacaaagaggaggaaaagagaacaaaacaacacCAGTACAACAAAAATCTAGACctcaaccccccacccccacccctgagctttattttatacatgtgtcctccgtcatcagaaaaataccacaagaacattttaaaaatgtgatgttgATCAGAGTAAATGTCAAATATCGCTTCAAGACCAAAGGAAAAGCCACTTAGAAATTGTTGCAGTCCATTCCCATTGAATTTTTTATTCCCTTTTAAATTTACTTCTCCCAGTgccttttttcacataaataaacaaGCCACACTAGAATTCTGTATTTAATTTGCTCTTTATTGTCAAATGTTCTTCCATATTAAATGTtaaacagcttttctgttgTCATTACAGTTCCCATGGAGGATGAATAACAGTGTGGAGGCATTAACCAACAGGTCAGATCTCAACACATCCTCCACAGCTTTCAGTTTGAGAAGCTGTGGTTGAGTTTTGCAGGTCTGAGCAAAGCAGCATGCAGGATTATTAAATTGAGCTTTAAGGCAAATCTTCTTTTCTTCCAAGCTAAAGCTCACATGatgttctttcttttctctATGTCCAGATTAAACCGGGTTTACAGATTGATGGGAACGGAGCTCCCAGTCACCCGAACTCCATACCAACCCTTCCAGTACATGTTGTCTTTCCCTCTATGTTCAAAGAAGATGAAGCGCAAGCCAGGACCGTATCCAGAAAAAGTATGTTTGATCTGGATTttgagaacagagagaaaagactgagttcactgttttttttttttacataatcagAAAATTGTCACTTAAAATGCATCCATTAGTAGACTGCAATCTTCTTAAATACCTGCTTCCAGGAGCAGTCATCCTCGTCAGGGTACAAAAACACCTGGTCTTGTCTGAAGTCCTCTATGACCTTGAGGTATTTATCTAACAACGTCACAGTCAGCTGGTACTCACAGCCACAGTCTGTTCTGCTGCAGCACCTGCAGGATCACTTCACTTTAGTCAATAGTATTTTTCTGCCCAGCAGAAATCGTCTTCCTGAATCTTACCAGTCCTCCACCGTGACCTCTGGCTGAGCGTCCAGTTGCTCTGAGGAGTAATCTTCAGCTGACAGATCAATCAGCTGCTCCTTTGAACACCAtctggaaacacatttttgacgtCTTTACAAGAAAAGCACTAATTATAACCATTCATTTGAAGTGCTTTtattgattgtatatgagaactgctTCTTTGCTCAGTTCACAGGTTGATGGTAACGGATCTCCCAGTTATCCGAACTCCAAACCAGCCTGCCCAGTACTTGTTGTCTTTACCTCCATGTTCATAAGAGGTTAATCAAATTCCAATGTCATTCTGGTGCAATGCTCCTTGAGCAGTGCACTAGAATGACAGCGGTTAAGGCTTCActaagttaacaaaaaaaaaagaaaaaaagttatccATGAACTTACTCAAAAGAAGTTGCAAAATACTTCTTCACTTCCTTATTACAGAAGTCATGACCGGCATCCCCTGGCATGTCCTCCACTCTCCATCCGTTCCCTCCATTGGTCACCTCCCAGAATTTGAGGCCATCTAAGACAATCAAGCTTTGGGTCAGAGGAGCATCTTAATTATCACACCAAATTTGAATTCTGTCCTATCTCAAAAGCCAAAGACAAAATGGATGTTTTCATTATGTACTCCATGTACATAACTAAGACTATTGGATCTTTATCACCACCCCAAAAGTTTTAGTGCTGTAAAGCTGCAGAAAGATTTGtactaaaaacatttgatttcttaCAAAAATACACTGACTGGCCACATTTTAacacacacctgtccaactgcttgtTAACACAAATTCTAATCAGGGCCGATTGTTTAGTATGAATAAATGATCAGCTAAGAAGTGGCCAGAGAACACCTTGGGATCCCTCCTGAGGGGCTGGAGAAAGGGGCCAGTAAAAGGAAGCACCGCTCATCTTTGCTTACATTGCTTACGTGACCTGATGTGATTTTAACAGAGATGCcttcaagtttgtttttgttagcccATGTTAAGTCTTTAGCCACAAAtggaatgaaaatgaaaatctttagcTGTGAAGTCTCAGAAACAATCAGTTCGTGTTTCTGCAACCTCaccaatgaaacaaaaataaataaataaataaataaaagactactAGTTTTATTGGAGTTGACAATAAAGTCATTtgagttaaaacaaacaaacaaagaataaataaggaaCCACTGTGCTCATGTTCCAAAACTTGAGTCTACAGTCAACTCTTGAGTCCTTACCATCCATTTAAACTAGTC is drawn from Oryzias melastigma strain HK-1 linkage group LG5, ASM292280v2, whole genome shotgun sequence and contains these coding sequences:
- the LOC112145531 gene encoding F-box only protein 2 — protein: MPRNLLKNPCGEDGLKFWEVTNGGNGWRVEDMPGDAGHDFCNKEVKKYFATSFEWCSKEQLIDLSAEDYSSEQLDAQPEVTVEDWCCSRTDCGCEYQLTVTLLDKYLKVIEDFRQDQVFLYPDEDDCSWKQIKHTFSGYGPGLRFIFFEHRGKDNMYWKGWYGVRVTGSSVPINL
- the LOC112145532 gene encoding small vasohibin-binding protein, giving the protein MWQHRSPSIIEASSSFLLLSNITDMEPACRKDKPKLNSTPTRGDRARQKSAQQELKQRQRAEIYALNKVMTELEQQQFEAFCKQMQSQGE